A genomic region of Caenorhabditis elegans chromosome V contains the following coding sequences:
- the math-33 gene encoding Ubiquitin carboxyl-terminal hydrolase 7 (Partially confirmed by transcript evidence) produces the protein MQCSPDPEDLLIVPTHDIPSYDESLDPFGPEGHLSLDIDCFSKFMSRSDNRIMSKPIIVRGIPWRILAICRGSRNQQGSRHSMNSRVNRSNFNFGFFLQCNNDELLQKRGMWRCYGTAVLEVLNADGPSIQKKIHHSFHNTEVDWGFSNYDQYDTLCNPKDGYVVNDTIKLRCRFTADVPTGANYMWDSKRHTGCIGLRNQGATCYMNSILQSFYFTTGFRRAVYNMDVGTEPNESNIVLAMQRVFYELQMASEAVETNSLTRAFGWDKLDAFNQHDVQEFCRVLLDNLETKMKGTSEEKSIPNLFRGNMKSYIKCLDVDYESSRTESFYDVQLNVLGMDSLERAFEAYTTSEILDDENKYDAGDHGLQRAEKGVKFVELPPILHVQLMRFQYCGVEQKINERFSFPEKMNLASCCELGPMLTEEDCVYSLHAVLVHSGEFHGGHYVTYINVNLHESAVDPTSSAKWCKFDDDVVSRTTTDDAIVSNFGGEKTMNSSAYMLVYVRDNAIDQFLAPIPDSQIPQSVSRTFEMERLHRNREKKKLEEEQLCMGIVLVTPDIVASNHSFDLVDQSIVHDSIPHETVWKHMFTAELYQFVHDRLFEKSAMQKIDMFDSDDEARQARRDNLRRIKSKKFNFRLWRMTDSYSLERTTQKLTSRLRPSEFIDCKTDTRLDTLLSQDFETIYVEFSNNIERPLCEYDTARDLLFFVKYYDTMTDKFTIIGHTMFDCHKRFNLYRSMLCEMIGLPADTELKYYMEHAASYLELVDLTQNYSIGRLVEEQDGGILVVEKVETSTSTQNAKQKMNELFLDVEVEFVQSFYNKKPEEEPFEQFVKRICLDDKLFTVAEEIGARLNVDPKKVLIWTRVSGSRFEPFFDDYMLNTCKGLMTRPVHDPRAYKRYRVQYAIMPFDIDEISKHRIQTKLFWQLPNGHVEELTLFPLKEGTVIDIINEAKRYYPFVEGGSGKFRLLQIGAPPLSNQRVYQIYGENTLISDLDQRTMYKLVSSALHCRLEEVPIDELDMSPGEFLCPVVHFDREPTKLFGLSFVIKIRNNELMTEVRDRLRRKLNDVSDADFAKYKFALLSRDKLCRTIEFNNGEKVNLADMANQTTGVPQVYIGLDHKSPIQHSSEAAIRILN, from the exons ATGCAGTGCTCGCCGGATCCCGAAGATCTACTCATTGTGCCGACGCACGATATACCATCCTATGATGAAAGTTTGGATCCATTCGGGCCAGAAGGCCATTTGTCCTTGGACATTGACTGCTTTTCGAAGTTTATGTCTCGTTCAGACAATCGGATTATGTCCAAGCCAATTATCGTTCGTGGCATCCCTTGGCGTATTCTAGCCATTTGCAG AGGTTCCAGAAATCAACAAGGAAGTCGGCATTCGATGAACTCTCGTGTCAACCGCAGCAATTTTAACTTCGGGTTCTTTCTGCAGTGCAACAATGATGAGTTGCTGCAGAAACGTGGAATGTGGCGATGCTATGGAACGGCCGTTTTGGAAGTTCTTAATGCGGATGGTCCATCGATTCAGAAAAAGATTCATCATTCATTTCACAATACGGAGGTTGATTggggattttcaaattatgacCAGTATGACACCCTGTGCAACCCCAAAGATGGATACGTAGTGAATGACACTATCAAATTGAGATGTCGTTTCACTGCTGATGTTCCGACTGGAGCCAACTATAT gTGGGATAGCAAACGGCACACTGGTTGCATCGGATTAAGAAACCAAGGAGCCACTTGTTACATGAACTCCATATTGCAATCATTCTACTTCACCACAGGATTCAGACGCGCTGTCTACAACATGGATGTAGGAACAGAGCCGAATGAGAGCAACATTGTGCTTGCAATGCAGAGAGTTTTCTATGAACTCCAGATGGCTAGTGAAGCTGTCGAAACGAACAGTCTCACGAGAGCTTTTGGATGGGATAAGCTTGATGCGTTCAATCAACATGATGTTCAAGAGTTTTGTCGTGTTCTTCTTGACAATCTCGAAACAAAGATGAAAGGAACATCCGAGGAGAAGTCAATCCCAAACTTATTCAGAGGAAACATGAAGTCATATATCAAATGTCTTGATGTGGACTATGAAAGTTCGCGGACTGAATCATTCTACGACGTACAGCTCAATGTACTTGGGATGGATAGCT tggaacgTGCATTCGAAGCTTACACAACATCAGAAATCCTCGATGATGAGAACAAGTATGATGCTGGAGACCACGGACTACAAAGAGCGGAAAAGGGAGTAAAATTCGTCGAGCTTCCACCAATCCTGCACGTTCAGCTCATGCGATTTCAATATTGCGGTGTCGAACAAAAGATCAACGAACGGTTCTCATTTCCGGAGAAAATGAACTTGGCATCTTGTTGCGAGTTAGGACCAATGCTCACCGAAGAAGACTGTGTGTACAGTCTCCACGCGGTTCTTGTTCACAGTGGAGAGTTCCATGGAGGTCACTATGTCACCTATATCAATGTCAATCTTCACGAATCGGCCGTCGATCCAACTTCATCTGCTAAATGGTGCAAGTTTGATGATGATGTTGTTTCTAGAACAACAACAGATGATGCCATCGTAAGCAATTTCGGAGGAGAGAAGACAATGAATTCTTCGGCTTATATGTTGGTCTACGTCCGTGATAACGCGATTGATCAATTCCTTGCTCCAATCCCAGACAGCCAGATACCACAATCTGTTTCTCGTACTTTTGAAATGGAAAGGCTGCACAGAAACcgtgagaagaaaaaattggaggaaGAACAGCTGTGTATGGGGATAGTTCTTGTGACACCAGATATTGTTGCCTCTAATCATTCTTTCGATCTTGTTGATCAATCCATAGTCCATGACAGTATTCCACACGAGACTGTTTGGAAGCATATGTTCACCGCCGAGCTTTATCAATTTGTTCATGATAGACTTTTCGAGAAGAGCgcaatgcaaaaaattgatatgttCGATTCGGATGATGAAGCTAGACAGGCACGGCGTGATAATCTTCGTCGcattaaatcgaaaaaattcaacttccGTTTGTGGAGAATGACAGATTCATATTCATTGGAAAGAACAACTCAGAAATTGACTTCAAGACTGAGACCATCGGAG ttcatCGATTGCAAAACTGATACACGCCTTGATACCTTGTTGAGCCAAGATTTTGAAACTATCTACGTTGAGTTCTCCAACAATATTGAACGCCCGCTTTGCGAATATGACACAGCAA GGGACCTTctatttttcgtaaaatattACGACACAATGACCGACAAGTTTACTATCATCGGCCATACAATGTTCGACTGTCACAAGCGGTTTAATTTGTACAGATCGATGTTATGTGAAATGATTGGGCTACCCGCTGACACGGAGTTGAAGTATTATATGGAGCATGCTGCGAGTTATCTGGAACTGGTTGATCTTACCCAAAATTATTCGATCGGAAGACTCGTTGAAGAGCAAGACGGTGGTATTCTAGTAGTTGAGAAGGTCGAGACATCTACATCCACACAAAATGCCAAGCAGAAGATGAATGAACTTTTCCTCGACGTAGAAGTTGAATTTGTTCAATCGTTCTACAACAAAAAGCCGGAGGAAGAGCCATTTGAACAATTCGTCAAGAGAATTTGTCTGGACGATAAATTATTCACTGTAGCAGAGGAAATTGGTGCAAGATTGAATGTAGACCCAAAGAAAGTACTCATCTGGACACGTGTGTCTGGTTCTCGATTCGAGCCATTTTTCGATGATTACATGTTAAACACATGCAAAGGACTTATGACAAGACCGGTACATGATCCCAGAGCCTACAAGAGGTATCGTGTACAATATGCTATCATGCCCTTCGATATTGATGAAATCAGTAAGCACCGTATTCAAACCAAACTTTTCTGGCAACTTCCAAATGGACATGTAGAAGAGCTAACACTGTTCCCATTGAAAGAAGGAACTGTCATTGATATTATTAACGAGGCAAAACGATACTATCCATTCGTAGAAGGAGGATCAGGAAAATTCAg GCTTCTACAAATTGGGGCTCCCCCACTCAGTAATCAACGTGTTTATCAAATTTACGGAGAAAACACCTTGATTAGTGATCTTGATCAACGAACAATGTACAAATTGGTGAGTTCA GCTCTACATTGCCGCCTTGAGGAGGTTCCGATTGACGAATTAGATATGTCACCTGGCGAGTTTCTATGCCCAGTCGTCCATTTTGATCGAGAACCCACAAAACTTTTCGGACTCTCATTTGTTATCAAAATACGTAACAATGAGCTGATGACAGAAGTACGGGATCGTCTTCGTAGGAAATTGAACGATGTCTCCGATGCTGACTTTGCCAAATACAAGTTTGCATTGCTTAGCAGAGATAAA CTCTGTCGTACCATCGAATTCAACAACGGCGAGAAAGTCAACCTGGCAGATATGGCAAATCAAACAACTGGAG TTCCACAAGTGTACATTGGTCTAGATCACAAATCACCCATCCAACATTCAAGTGAAGCTGCCATCCGAATCTTGAACTGA
- the math-33 gene encoding Ubiquitin carboxyl-terminal hydrolase 7 (Confirmed by transcript evidence), with protein sequence MQCSPDPEDLLIVPTHDIPSYDESLDPFGPEGHLSLDIDCFSKFMSRSDNRIMSKPIIVRGIPWRILAICRGSRNQQGSRHSMNSRVNRSNFNFGFFLQCNNDELLQKRGMWRCYGTAVLEVLNADGPSIQKKIHHSFHNTEVDWGFSNYDQYDTLCNPKDGYVVNDTIKLRCRFTADVPTGANYMWDSKRHTGCIGLRNQGATCYMNSILQSFYFTTGFRRAVYNMDVGTEPNESNIVLAMQRVFYELQMASEAVETNSLTRAFGWDKLDAFNQHDVQEFCRVLLDNLETKMKGTSEEKSIPNLFRGNMKSYIKCLDVDYESSRTESFYDVQLNVLGMDSLERAFEAYTTSEILDDENKYDAGDHGLQRAEKGVKFVELPPILHVQLMRFQYCGVEQKINERFSFPEKMNLASCCELGPMLTEEDCVYSLHAVLVHSGEFHGGHYVTYINVNLHESAVDPTSSAKWCKFDDDVVSRTTTDDAIVSNFGGEKTMNSSAYMLVYVRDNAIDQFLAPIPDSQIPQSVSRTFEMERLHRNREKKKLEEEQLCMGIVLVTPDIVASNHSFDLVDQSIVHDSIPHETVWKHMFTAELYQFVHDRLFEKSAMQKIDMFDSDDEARQARRDNLRRIKSKKFNFRLWRMTDSYSLERTTQKLTSRLRPSEFIDCKTDTRLDTLLSQDFETIYVEFSNNIERPLCEYDTARDLLFFVKYYDTMTDKFTIIGHTMFDCHKRFNLYRSMLCEMIGLPADTELKYYMEHAASYLELVDLTQNYSIGRLVEEQDGGILVVEKVETSTSTQNAKQKMNELFLDVEVEFVQSFYNKKPEEEPFEQFVKRICLDDKLFTVAEEIGARLNVDPKKVLIWTRVSGSRFEPFFDDYMLNTCKGLMTRPVHDPRAYKRYRVQYAIMPFDIDEISKHRIQTKLFWQLPNGHVEELTLFPLKEGTVIDIINEAKRYYPFVEGGSGKFRLLQIGAPPLSNQRVYQIYGENTLISDLDQRTMYKLALHCRLEEVPIDELDMSPGEFLCPVVHFDREPTKLFGLSFVIKIRNNELMTEVRDRLRRKLNDVSDADFAKYKFALLSRDKLQLCRTIEFNNGEKVNLADMANQTTGVPQVYIGLDHKSPIQHSSEAAIRILN encoded by the exons ATGCAGTGCTCGCCGGATCCCGAAGATCTACTCATTGTGCCGACGCACGATATACCATCCTATGATGAAAGTTTGGATCCATTCGGGCCAGAAGGCCATTTGTCCTTGGACATTGACTGCTTTTCGAAGTTTATGTCTCGTTCAGACAATCGGATTATGTCCAAGCCAATTATCGTTCGTGGCATCCCTTGGCGTATTCTAGCCATTTGCAG AGGTTCCAGAAATCAACAAGGAAGTCGGCATTCGATGAACTCTCGTGTCAACCGCAGCAATTTTAACTTCGGGTTCTTTCTGCAGTGCAACAATGATGAGTTGCTGCAGAAACGTGGAATGTGGCGATGCTATGGAACGGCCGTTTTGGAAGTTCTTAATGCGGATGGTCCATCGATTCAGAAAAAGATTCATCATTCATTTCACAATACGGAGGTTGATTggggattttcaaattatgacCAGTATGACACCCTGTGCAACCCCAAAGATGGATACGTAGTGAATGACACTATCAAATTGAGATGTCGTTTCACTGCTGATGTTCCGACTGGAGCCAACTATAT gTGGGATAGCAAACGGCACACTGGTTGCATCGGATTAAGAAACCAAGGAGCCACTTGTTACATGAACTCCATATTGCAATCATTCTACTTCACCACAGGATTCAGACGCGCTGTCTACAACATGGATGTAGGAACAGAGCCGAATGAGAGCAACATTGTGCTTGCAATGCAGAGAGTTTTCTATGAACTCCAGATGGCTAGTGAAGCTGTCGAAACGAACAGTCTCACGAGAGCTTTTGGATGGGATAAGCTTGATGCGTTCAATCAACATGATGTTCAAGAGTTTTGTCGTGTTCTTCTTGACAATCTCGAAACAAAGATGAAAGGAACATCCGAGGAGAAGTCAATCCCAAACTTATTCAGAGGAAACATGAAGTCATATATCAAATGTCTTGATGTGGACTATGAAAGTTCGCGGACTGAATCATTCTACGACGTACAGCTCAATGTACTTGGGATGGATAGCT tggaacgTGCATTCGAAGCTTACACAACATCAGAAATCCTCGATGATGAGAACAAGTATGATGCTGGAGACCACGGACTACAAAGAGCGGAAAAGGGAGTAAAATTCGTCGAGCTTCCACCAATCCTGCACGTTCAGCTCATGCGATTTCAATATTGCGGTGTCGAACAAAAGATCAACGAACGGTTCTCATTTCCGGAGAAAATGAACTTGGCATCTTGTTGCGAGTTAGGACCAATGCTCACCGAAGAAGACTGTGTGTACAGTCTCCACGCGGTTCTTGTTCACAGTGGAGAGTTCCATGGAGGTCACTATGTCACCTATATCAATGTCAATCTTCACGAATCGGCCGTCGATCCAACTTCATCTGCTAAATGGTGCAAGTTTGATGATGATGTTGTTTCTAGAACAACAACAGATGATGCCATCGTAAGCAATTTCGGAGGAGAGAAGACAATGAATTCTTCGGCTTATATGTTGGTCTACGTCCGTGATAACGCGATTGATCAATTCCTTGCTCCAATCCCAGACAGCCAGATACCACAATCTGTTTCTCGTACTTTTGAAATGGAAAGGCTGCACAGAAACcgtgagaagaaaaaattggaggaaGAACAGCTGTGTATGGGGATAGTTCTTGTGACACCAGATATTGTTGCCTCTAATCATTCTTTCGATCTTGTTGATCAATCCATAGTCCATGACAGTATTCCACACGAGACTGTTTGGAAGCATATGTTCACCGCCGAGCTTTATCAATTTGTTCATGATAGACTTTTCGAGAAGAGCgcaatgcaaaaaattgatatgttCGATTCGGATGATGAAGCTAGACAGGCACGGCGTGATAATCTTCGTCGcattaaatcgaaaaaattcaacttccGTTTGTGGAGAATGACAGATTCATATTCATTGGAAAGAACAACTCAGAAATTGACTTCAAGACTGAGACCATCGGAG ttcatCGATTGCAAAACTGATACACGCCTTGATACCTTGTTGAGCCAAGATTTTGAAACTATCTACGTTGAGTTCTCCAACAATATTGAACGCCCGCTTTGCGAATATGACACAGCAA GGGACCTTctatttttcgtaaaatattACGACACAATGACCGACAAGTTTACTATCATCGGCCATACAATGTTCGACTGTCACAAGCGGTTTAATTTGTACAGATCGATGTTATGTGAAATGATTGGGCTACCCGCTGACACGGAGTTGAAGTATTATATGGAGCATGCTGCGAGTTATCTGGAACTGGTTGATCTTACCCAAAATTATTCGATCGGAAGACTCGTTGAAGAGCAAGACGGTGGTATTCTAGTAGTTGAGAAGGTCGAGACATCTACATCCACACAAAATGCCAAGCAGAAGATGAATGAACTTTTCCTCGACGTAGAAGTTGAATTTGTTCAATCGTTCTACAACAAAAAGCCGGAGGAAGAGCCATTTGAACAATTCGTCAAGAGAATTTGTCTGGACGATAAATTATTCACTGTAGCAGAGGAAATTGGTGCAAGATTGAATGTAGACCCAAAGAAAGTACTCATCTGGACACGTGTGTCTGGTTCTCGATTCGAGCCATTTTTCGATGATTACATGTTAAACACATGCAAAGGACTTATGACAAGACCGGTACATGATCCCAGAGCCTACAAGAGGTATCGTGTACAATATGCTATCATGCCCTTCGATATTGATGAAATCAGTAAGCACCGTATTCAAACCAAACTTTTCTGGCAACTTCCAAATGGACATGTAGAAGAGCTAACACTGTTCCCATTGAAAGAAGGAACTGTCATTGATATTATTAACGAGGCAAAACGATACTATCCATTCGTAGAAGGAGGATCAGGAAAATTCAg GCTTCTACAAATTGGGGCTCCCCCACTCAGTAATCAACGTGTTTATCAAATTTACGGAGAAAACACCTTGATTAGTGATCTTGATCAACGAACAATGTACAAATTG GCTCTACATTGCCGCCTTGAGGAGGTTCCGATTGACGAATTAGATATGTCACCTGGCGAGTTTCTATGCCCAGTCGTCCATTTTGATCGAGAACCCACAAAACTTTTCGGACTCTCATTTGTTATCAAAATACGTAACAATGAGCTGATGACAGAAGTACGGGATCGTCTTCGTAGGAAATTGAACGATGTCTCCGATGCTGACTTTGCCAAATACAAGTTTGCATTGCTTAGCAGAGATAAA cttcagCTCTGTCGTACCATCGAATTCAACAACGGCGAGAAAGTCAACCTGGCAGATATGGCAAATCAAACAACTGGAG TTCCACAAGTGTACATTGGTCTAGATCACAAATCACCCATCCAACATTCAAGTGAAGCTGCCATCCGAATCTTGAACTGA
- the math-33 gene encoding Ubiquitin carboxyl-terminal hydrolase 7 (Partially confirmed by transcript evidence), translating to MQCSPDPEDLLIVPTHDIPSYDESLDPFGPEGHLSLDIDCFSKFMSRSDNRIMSKPIIVRGIPWRILAICRNQQGSRHSMNSRVNRSNFNFGFFLQCNNDELLQKRGMWRCYGTAVLEVLNADGPSIQKKIHHSFHNTEVDWGFSNYDQYDTLCNPKDGYVVNDTIKLRCRFTADVPTGANYMWDSKRHTGCIGLRNQGATCYMNSILQSFYFTTGFRRAVYNMDVGTEPNESNIVLAMQRVFYELQMASEAVETNSLTRAFGWDKLDAFNQHDVQEFCRVLLDNLETKMKGTSEEKSIPNLFRGNMKSYIKCLDVDYESSRTESFYDVQLNVLGMDSLERAFEAYTTSEILDDENKYDAGDHGLQRAEKGVKFVELPPILHVQLMRFQYCGVEQKINERFSFPEKMNLASCCELGPMLTEEDCVYSLHAVLVHSGEFHGGHYVTYINVNLHESAVDPTSSAKWCKFDDDVVSRTTTDDAIVSNFGGEKTMNSSAYMLVYVRDNAIDQFLAPIPDSQIPQSVSRTFEMERLHRNREKKKLEEEQLCMGIVLVTPDIVASNHSFDLVDQSIVHDSIPHETVWKHMFTAELYQFVHDRLFEKSAMQKIDMFDSDDEARQARRDNLRRIKSKKFNFRLWRMTDSYSLERTTQKLTSRLRPSEFIDCKTDTRLDTLLSQDFETIYVEFSNNIERPLCEYDTARDLLFFVKYYDTMTDKFTIIGHTMFDCHKRFNLYRSMLCEMIGLPADTELKYYMEHAASYLELVDLTQNYSIGRLVEEQDGGILVVEKVETSTSTQNAKQKMNELFLDVEVEFVQSFYNKKPEEEPFEQFVKRICLDDKLFTVAEEIGARLNVDPKKVLIWTRVSGSRFEPFFDDYMLNTCKGLMTRPVHDPRAYKRYRVQYAIMPFDIDEISKHRIQTKLFWQLPNGHVEELTLFPLKEGTVIDIINEAKRYYPFVEGGSGKFRLLQIGAPPLSNQRVYQIYGENTLISDLDQRTMYKLVSSQALHCRLEEVPIDELDMSPGEFLCPVVHFDREPTKLFGLSFVIKIRNNELMTEVRDRLRRKLNDVSDADFAKYKFALLSRDKLQLCRTIEFNNGEKVNLADMANQTTGVPQVYIGLDHKSPIQHSSEAAIRILN from the exons ATGCAGTGCTCGCCGGATCCCGAAGATCTACTCATTGTGCCGACGCACGATATACCATCCTATGATGAAAGTTTGGATCCATTCGGGCCAGAAGGCCATTTGTCCTTGGACATTGACTGCTTTTCGAAGTTTATGTCTCGTTCAGACAATCGGATTATGTCCAAGCCAATTATCGTTCGTGGCATCCCTTGGCGTATTCTAGCCATTTGCAG AAATCAACAAGGAAGTCGGCATTCGATGAACTCTCGTGTCAACCGCAGCAATTTTAACTTCGGGTTCTTTCTGCAGTGCAACAATGATGAGTTGCTGCAGAAACGTGGAATGTGGCGATGCTATGGAACGGCCGTTTTGGAAGTTCTTAATGCGGATGGTCCATCGATTCAGAAAAAGATTCATCATTCATTTCACAATACGGAGGTTGATTggggattttcaaattatgacCAGTATGACACCCTGTGCAACCCCAAAGATGGATACGTAGTGAATGACACTATCAAATTGAGATGTCGTTTCACTGCTGATGTTCCGACTGGAGCCAACTATAT gTGGGATAGCAAACGGCACACTGGTTGCATCGGATTAAGAAACCAAGGAGCCACTTGTTACATGAACTCCATATTGCAATCATTCTACTTCACCACAGGATTCAGACGCGCTGTCTACAACATGGATGTAGGAACAGAGCCGAATGAGAGCAACATTGTGCTTGCAATGCAGAGAGTTTTCTATGAACTCCAGATGGCTAGTGAAGCTGTCGAAACGAACAGTCTCACGAGAGCTTTTGGATGGGATAAGCTTGATGCGTTCAATCAACATGATGTTCAAGAGTTTTGTCGTGTTCTTCTTGACAATCTCGAAACAAAGATGAAAGGAACATCCGAGGAGAAGTCAATCCCAAACTTATTCAGAGGAAACATGAAGTCATATATCAAATGTCTTGATGTGGACTATGAAAGTTCGCGGACTGAATCATTCTACGACGTACAGCTCAATGTACTTGGGATGGATAGCT tggaacgTGCATTCGAAGCTTACACAACATCAGAAATCCTCGATGATGAGAACAAGTATGATGCTGGAGACCACGGACTACAAAGAGCGGAAAAGGGAGTAAAATTCGTCGAGCTTCCACCAATCCTGCACGTTCAGCTCATGCGATTTCAATATTGCGGTGTCGAACAAAAGATCAACGAACGGTTCTCATTTCCGGAGAAAATGAACTTGGCATCTTGTTGCGAGTTAGGACCAATGCTCACCGAAGAAGACTGTGTGTACAGTCTCCACGCGGTTCTTGTTCACAGTGGAGAGTTCCATGGAGGTCACTATGTCACCTATATCAATGTCAATCTTCACGAATCGGCCGTCGATCCAACTTCATCTGCTAAATGGTGCAAGTTTGATGATGATGTTGTTTCTAGAACAACAACAGATGATGCCATCGTAAGCAATTTCGGAGGAGAGAAGACAATGAATTCTTCGGCTTATATGTTGGTCTACGTCCGTGATAACGCGATTGATCAATTCCTTGCTCCAATCCCAGACAGCCAGATACCACAATCTGTTTCTCGTACTTTTGAAATGGAAAGGCTGCACAGAAACcgtgagaagaaaaaattggaggaaGAACAGCTGTGTATGGGGATAGTTCTTGTGACACCAGATATTGTTGCCTCTAATCATTCTTTCGATCTTGTTGATCAATCCATAGTCCATGACAGTATTCCACACGAGACTGTTTGGAAGCATATGTTCACCGCCGAGCTTTATCAATTTGTTCATGATAGACTTTTCGAGAAGAGCgcaatgcaaaaaattgatatgttCGATTCGGATGATGAAGCTAGACAGGCACGGCGTGATAATCTTCGTCGcattaaatcgaaaaaattcaacttccGTTTGTGGAGAATGACAGATTCATATTCATTGGAAAGAACAACTCAGAAATTGACTTCAAGACTGAGACCATCGGAG ttcatCGATTGCAAAACTGATACACGCCTTGATACCTTGTTGAGCCAAGATTTTGAAACTATCTACGTTGAGTTCTCCAACAATATTGAACGCCCGCTTTGCGAATATGACACAGCAA GGGACCTTctatttttcgtaaaatattACGACACAATGACCGACAAGTTTACTATCATCGGCCATACAATGTTCGACTGTCACAAGCGGTTTAATTTGTACAGATCGATGTTATGTGAAATGATTGGGCTACCCGCTGACACGGAGTTGAAGTATTATATGGAGCATGCTGCGAGTTATCTGGAACTGGTTGATCTTACCCAAAATTATTCGATCGGAAGACTCGTTGAAGAGCAAGACGGTGGTATTCTAGTAGTTGAGAAGGTCGAGACATCTACATCCACACAAAATGCCAAGCAGAAGATGAATGAACTTTTCCTCGACGTAGAAGTTGAATTTGTTCAATCGTTCTACAACAAAAAGCCGGAGGAAGAGCCATTTGAACAATTCGTCAAGAGAATTTGTCTGGACGATAAATTATTCACTGTAGCAGAGGAAATTGGTGCAAGATTGAATGTAGACCCAAAGAAAGTACTCATCTGGACACGTGTGTCTGGTTCTCGATTCGAGCCATTTTTCGATGATTACATGTTAAACACATGCAAAGGACTTATGACAAGACCGGTACATGATCCCAGAGCCTACAAGAGGTATCGTGTACAATATGCTATCATGCCCTTCGATATTGATGAAATCAGTAAGCACCGTATTCAAACCAAACTTTTCTGGCAACTTCCAAATGGACATGTAGAAGAGCTAACACTGTTCCCATTGAAAGAAGGAACTGTCATTGATATTATTAACGAGGCAAAACGATACTATCCATTCGTAGAAGGAGGATCAGGAAAATTCAg GCTTCTACAAATTGGGGCTCCCCCACTCAGTAATCAACGTGTTTATCAAATTTACGGAGAAAACACCTTGATTAGTGATCTTGATCAACGAACAATGTACAAATTGGTGAGTTCA cAGGCTCTACATTGCCGCCTTGAGGAGGTTCCGATTGACGAATTAGATATGTCACCTGGCGAGTTTCTATGCCCAGTCGTCCATTTTGATCGAGAACCCACAAAACTTTTCGGACTCTCATTTGTTATCAAAATACGTAACAATGAGCTGATGACAGAAGTACGGGATCGTCTTCGTAGGAAATTGAACGATGTCTCCGATGCTGACTTTGCCAAATACAAGTTTGCATTGCTTAGCAGAGATAAA cttcagCTCTGTCGTACCATCGAATTCAACAACGGCGAGAAAGTCAACCTGGCAGATATGGCAAATCAAACAACTGGAG TTCCACAAGTGTACATTGGTCTAGATCACAAATCACCCATCCAACATTCAAGTGAAGCTGCCATCCGAATCTTGAACTGA